A region from the Sutcliffiella horikoshii genome encodes:
- a CDS encoding MFS transporter: MWIANFFVAASATMILPFLSLFIETFGNYSDSYVQRWSGFIFGITFLTAFFVSPIWGRIGDKYGFKPILLLTGTGIATSILLMSVVDSVHGLFILRMFMGLATGFIPTSMALISSQAPKEIAGKTLGTLQTGTVSGGLLGPLIGGMLADSFGFAYTFFLTSALIYLAVILVAFGIKEKKKSSANQKEKKYSRKEVLQYIIQKPLLLKIMFLSMFIQAANFSIQPLLALYVNELTGGTATNIALLAGFAFSATGFGNLLASRNWGKLGDNIGHDKVIVILMLASSILFIPQALATSLWQLVLFRFLFGMVVGGLIPCMTAYIRNVAPLSMQGEVLGYNVSFRFLGNVIGPVMGGMIAGFYEISTVFYITSFIFLCSGVMLLYSILHSESAKKTAES; the protein is encoded by the coding sequence CTTTCTTATCCTTATTCATTGAGACGTTCGGGAATTACTCTGATTCCTATGTACAGCGCTGGTCAGGATTTATTTTTGGCATCACTTTTCTCACCGCGTTTTTCGTTTCACCGATTTGGGGGCGAATTGGGGATAAATATGGCTTTAAGCCGATCTTATTGTTAACAGGTACAGGTATTGCCACAAGTATCCTGTTGATGAGTGTAGTCGATTCGGTACATGGACTGTTCATTCTTAGGATGTTCATGGGATTGGCAACTGGATTCATTCCGACTTCTATGGCTTTGATCTCCTCTCAAGCACCAAAAGAGATTGCAGGAAAAACACTCGGAACCTTGCAGACCGGTACAGTTTCAGGAGGACTCCTCGGTCCATTGATTGGCGGTATGCTTGCGGATTCCTTCGGCTTTGCCTACACATTTTTCCTTACATCAGCTCTAATCTATCTGGCTGTGATTCTAGTGGCATTTGGCATTAAAGAAAAGAAGAAAAGTTCTGCAAATCAAAAAGAAAAGAAATACTCTCGAAAAGAAGTACTGCAATACATCATACAAAAACCGCTCTTGCTTAAGATTATGTTCTTGTCCATGTTCATTCAGGCGGCTAATTTCAGCATCCAGCCCTTACTTGCACTTTATGTGAATGAGTTGACAGGCGGTACCGCAACAAATATCGCCTTGCTTGCAGGGTTCGCATTCTCTGCTACTGGCTTTGGCAATTTGTTAGCGTCAAGGAACTGGGGAAAACTTGGGGATAACATCGGTCATGACAAAGTCATCGTCATCCTTATGCTCGCAAGCTCCATACTCTTTATTCCTCAAGCACTTGCCACCTCGCTTTGGCAGCTTGTCCTGTTCCGCTTTTTATTTGGAATGGTAGTTGGAGGCTTGATTCCATGTATGACCGCTTATATCCGCAATGTAGCCCCTTTATCCATGCAGGGAGAAGTGCTAGGCTATAACGTCAGTTTCCGTTTCTTAGGGAATGTGATTGGACCGGTGATGGGTGGAATGATCGCCGGCTTTTACGAGATATCTACCGTATTTTATATCACCAGCTTTATCTTTTTATGCTCAGGAGTGATGTTGCTCTATAGCATTCTTCATTCAGAAAGTGCGAAGAAAACGGCAGAATCCTAA
- a CDS encoding DNA alkylation repair protein, translating into MEAVTLETYQDELIDWFRSNRNESNRKPMEDYMRNHFSFLGIKSPERKELLKKFFVEHGKPKQEWIKPLVTFLYAQPEREFHYAALAMIDVHINKLDAEWLSFLEEIIITNSWWDTVDHIAPHHVGAILLREKASIIDYPDRWIKSDNFWLQRSAILFQLKYKEKTDAQKLFSYIEATKGSKEFFIRKAIGWALREYSKTAPDEVLTFIKSTDLAPLSRREGLKHLVRRGMEV; encoded by the coding sequence ATGGAAGCCGTTACTTTGGAAACGTATCAAGATGAGTTAATCGATTGGTTTCGGTCAAACAGGAATGAATCGAACAGAAAGCCGATGGAAGATTATATGCGCAACCACTTTTCATTTTTAGGTATAAAATCGCCTGAGCGAAAAGAGTTATTAAAAAAATTTTTCGTGGAACATGGGAAACCAAAACAGGAATGGATTAAGCCGCTTGTTACCTTTTTATATGCGCAACCTGAACGGGAATTCCATTATGCTGCCCTTGCGATGATTGATGTTCATATTAATAAGCTTGATGCAGAGTGGCTCTCCTTTTTGGAAGAAATTATTATTACAAATTCCTGGTGGGATACAGTAGATCATATTGCTCCACATCATGTAGGAGCCATTTTGTTGAGGGAAAAGGCAAGTATTATCGATTATCCAGATAGGTGGATCAAGTCGGATAATTTCTGGCTCCAAAGATCGGCTATTCTCTTTCAATTGAAGTATAAGGAAAAAACAGATGCTCAGAAGTTGTTTTCTTATATAGAGGCGACCAAAGGGTCTAAGGAGTTTTTTATTAGGAAGGCTATCGGCTGGGCGTTAAGGGAATATTCCAAGACCGCTCCGGATGAAGTATTAACGTTTATTAAGTCTACGGACCTGGCACCACTTAGCAGGCGTGAAGGGCTGAAACATTTAGTAAGGAGGGGAATGGAGGTTTAA
- a CDS encoding hotdog fold thioesterase: MELENTLIDLLGIEIVELSEERAVATMPVDRRTHQPFGLLHGGASVALAETIASIGTFNLIDKETEICVGLEINANHLKGKKDGVVTAIGTPLHRGKTTMVWDIKIVDENEALICISRCTMAILKKR, from the coding sequence ATGGAACTAGAAAACACACTAATAGACTTACTTGGAATCGAAATCGTGGAACTGTCGGAGGAAAGAGCAGTGGCAACCATGCCTGTAGATAGGCGCACGCACCAACCATTTGGATTGCTGCATGGTGGAGCGTCCGTGGCTTTGGCTGAGACTATTGCAAGCATCGGGACTTTTAATCTGATCGACAAGGAAACAGAAATCTGTGTAGGGCTGGAGATAAATGCAAACCACCTTAAAGGGAAAAAAGACGGGGTGGTTACGGCGATAGGAACTCCGTTGCACAGAGGAAAAACGACAATGGTATGGGATATTAAAATTGTAGATGAGAATGAAGCGTTGATATGTATTTCCCGTTGTACCATGGCAATTTTGAAGAAAAGATAA
- a CDS encoding ArsR/SmtB family transcription factor, whose amino-acid sequence MKKEIPLQDVSLEKMFEKYEAKYKAVADKKRLHIMNILCRQGAMCVCDMVPLIGMPQSKLSYHLKILLDAEIIIKETRGTWSYYSLNQKEVDNLLSEELCCIFR is encoded by the coding sequence TTGAAAAAAGAAATCCCTCTACAAGATGTGTCCTTAGAAAAAATGTTTGAAAAATATGAAGCAAAATACAAAGCCGTTGCTGACAAAAAGCGACTGCACATTATGAACATTCTATGCCGCCAAGGAGCTATGTGTGTATGCGATATGGTTCCGCTGATCGGGATGCCCCAATCTAAACTTTCCTATCATTTAAAGATATTGTTGGATGCGGAAATCATTATTAAAGAAACACGAGGAACATGGAGTTATTACTCTTTGAACCAAAAGGAAGTAGACAATCTACTATCTGAGGAATTATGTTGCATTTTCCGCTAA
- a CDS encoding SIMPL domain-containing protein: MVVILQRTMLVQGNAKKEVQPDIAYLQLGVVTTNPNVQRAQEENRLIANRMIQALIAAGIPQEDIETSSYTSFPRYETDSSGKSVLSTYEVRHIFRIKVRDITKTGTIVDVAFENGANISESVSFEVSNYNEIYRHVLQLAVVDGAKKAHAMAVTLQVCLSPVPIKVEEVTQQVFGGPRYASFAVQEKASTPIEPQEITINASVNLEYLY, translated from the coding sequence ATGGTGGTCATTTTGCAACGAACGATGCTTGTTCAGGGAAACGCGAAAAAGGAAGTGCAGCCGGATATTGCGTATCTTCAATTGGGAGTGGTAACCACCAATCCCAATGTCCAACGTGCCCAAGAAGAAAATAGATTGATAGCAAACCGAATGATTCAAGCTTTAATAGCAGCAGGCATTCCTCAAGAAGACATTGAAACTTCCTCTTATACTTCTTTTCCGCGATATGAAACAGATTCGTCAGGTAAGTCTGTCCTTTCTACTTATGAAGTACGCCATATTTTCCGAATAAAAGTCAGAGATATAACAAAAACAGGCACCATCGTGGATGTGGCTTTTGAAAATGGAGCGAATATTTCGGAGAGTGTATCCTTTGAAGTCTCTAATTATAACGAAATCTATCGTCATGTCCTGCAGCTTGCTGTGGTGGATGGGGCGAAAAAGGCACATGCAATGGCTGTAACTCTACAAGTTTGCCTTTCTCCAGTTCCAATCAAGGTGGAAGAAGTCACCCAACAGGTATTTGGAGGTCCGCGTTATGCCTCTTTTGCTGTTCAAGAGAAAGCGAGCACACCCATTGAACCACAAGAAATAACCATTAATGCGTCCGTTAATCTTGAATATCTATATTAA
- a CDS encoding SDR family oxidoreductase, with the protein MQNKTVIITGASGGFGKTFTKAFLEGGYHVVATIRDKAKKSVLLEGLTPKEAENLSFALLDVADEESVNNFGSFVQGLERVDVLINNAGFAVAGFAEELSTAEYQFQLETNLLGVMRVTNHILPKMRQKGSGRIINISSISGLIGFPGLSPYVSSKYALEGYSESLRLELKEFGVDVVLIEPGSFQTNIWSSGTHMSSNAGNSNSPYLEMFKGMNKRLQKDRESYGDPVEVAKLIWKIAEMKKTPTLRYTVGKGVRFSLLAKRLLPWRVWEKIVLSQIRNKD; encoded by the coding sequence ATGCAAAATAAGACTGTCATCATCACAGGTGCTTCAGGAGGTTTCGGAAAAACATTTACAAAAGCTTTTCTAGAAGGAGGTTATCACGTAGTCGCAACGATTAGGGATAAAGCAAAAAAGTCCGTGCTATTGGAAGGATTGACCCCAAAGGAAGCGGAAAATCTGAGTTTTGCTTTATTGGATGTAGCAGACGAAGAATCCGTGAATAATTTTGGTAGTTTCGTTCAAGGACTAGAACGTGTGGATGTTCTCATTAATAATGCTGGTTTTGCTGTGGCTGGCTTTGCAGAAGAGTTGAGCACAGCGGAATATCAGTTCCAGCTGGAGACAAACCTTTTGGGAGTAATGAGGGTAACGAATCATATACTTCCGAAAATGAGACAAAAAGGCAGCGGCAGAATTATCAATATTAGCTCCATCAGCGGGTTAATCGGCTTCCCCGGCCTTTCCCCTTATGTGTCATCCAAATATGCCTTAGAAGGGTACAGTGAGAGTCTCAGACTGGAGTTAAAGGAATTTGGTGTAGATGTGGTCCTTATCGAACCAGGCTCGTTTCAAACGAATATATGGTCATCCGGCACCCATATGTCCTCCAATGCGGGAAACTCCAATTCTCCATACCTTGAGATGTTTAAGGGGATGAATAAAAGACTTCAAAAAGATCGAGAATCGTATGGAGATCCAGTTGAAGTTGCTAAACTGATATGGAAGATAGCCGAGATGAAGAAAACCCCCACCCTTCGCTATACCGTCGGAAAAGGTGTAAGGTTCTCTCTACTTGCCAAACGTCTACTGCCTTGGAGAGTATGGGAAAAGATTGTTTTAAGCCAAATAAGGAACAAAGACTAA
- a CDS encoding carbohydrate binding domain-containing protein translates to MLKKGFTVMLAACLLTTGYSPAYSNDAVGKGEVDQTMADGEKDWQLVWEDNFEDPELDQTKWSYDTGNGFVQPDGNYVPGWGNQELQYYSEDNVTIEDGKLVLTGKNETATDEHGTYDYTSGKIHTKGKFNQKYGKFEAKIKLPAGQGYWPAFWMMPEEDKYGGWAASGEIDIMEAAGGDLNKVGGAIHYGSQWPNNTYTAKDYHFGEGSDITDYNVYSVEWEPGEIRWYVNGELFQTLNNWTSFNAENGTKFAYPAPFDQEFYLILNLAIGGWYGGGPDDSTEFPGKMEVDYVKVYELDEHQYREPVEPVFEKEEFPEGSKEPVNGNYIYDTAYENGFTEIKDGTETFNEEGWNFVHLNDFGGNGSASVEDGFAKIDISQAGSQPHSIQLIQNVPAGVGRTYKISFDAKAASNRNMNLKVSGGEERGWSLYSPNYEVALTPELQSYEYTYQMQAESDAKARLEFNMGLNNSSVWIGNVKVEEIDAIDPYNEDAAKPPLRNGNHIYNGTFDQGRMDRMTYWNFITDGANAQAYVEEDTRALTVEVKENGSPDSVQLVQKGISIKSNNEYTLSFDASAAEVRDIQVAVVNADGSENYSGWETISLSSTGENKTFSFQPENADDSEAKLVFLFGGNAGSITLDNVSMFAKKLRADALTFEDIFPLKNGKFNFGLEHWNNHVQGIYDGPSDASFEVKDGKAVTMINNVGWNPWDVIFMQEGLQMKGGNTYLVSFDASSSLERNMEVVLEDSSYNRSLSEVISLTPEPTTHTFEVALNEDKQLGLKYLLGNVAGNEITDEEHQVIIDNVRVEVAGKREKLFPLKNGELAASIEHWNLHVQGEYDDNTSNAKVKAKDEHATVTVENLGENPWDIMFFQENLELAGGMTYELQVETRSNHPRNMEVVVDNGVPYYHRFFEEKVKIGPKPNNYQFELEQPEDAKLGLKFFLGKMDGVSKKKHHIDFREVKLEAKGARAFLEQLEGTDAATE, encoded by the coding sequence GTGTTAAAAAAAGGATTCACGGTCATGTTGGCAGCATGCTTACTGACAACGGGGTACTCTCCGGCATATTCCAATGATGCTGTAGGGAAAGGCGAGGTAGATCAGACAATGGCAGATGGAGAGAAAGATTGGCAGTTAGTATGGGAAGATAATTTTGAAGATCCAGAATTGGATCAAACCAAATGGTCTTATGACACTGGCAATGGCTTTGTACAGCCAGATGGTAACTATGTACCTGGCTGGGGGAACCAAGAACTTCAGTATTATTCCGAAGATAATGTGACAATTGAGGATGGGAAGCTTGTCCTTACTGGAAAAAATGAAACTGCTACGGATGAGCACGGAACATACGACTACACTTCCGGAAAAATTCATACAAAGGGGAAGTTCAACCAAAAGTATGGAAAGTTTGAAGCGAAGATCAAACTGCCTGCCGGACAAGGATATTGGCCTGCTTTCTGGATGATGCCAGAGGAAGACAAATACGGCGGCTGGGCTGCATCAGGTGAGATTGATATCATGGAGGCAGCTGGGGGCGACTTGAATAAAGTAGGCGGCGCCATTCATTATGGAAGTCAATGGCCGAATAATACGTATACCGCAAAAGATTATCATTTTGGAGAAGGCTCAGACATCACAGATTACAATGTCTACTCTGTAGAGTGGGAGCCGGGAGAAATCAGATGGTATGTTAATGGAGAACTTTTTCAAACGCTGAATAACTGGACAAGTTTTAATGCAGAAAATGGCACGAAATTTGCTTATCCTGCACCTTTTGATCAGGAATTTTATCTAATTCTTAACCTGGCAATCGGAGGCTGGTATGGTGGAGGTCCAGATGATTCCACTGAGTTTCCTGGGAAAATGGAAGTGGATTATGTAAAAGTGTATGAATTAGACGAACATCAATATCGTGAGCCTGTAGAGCCTGTTTTTGAAAAAGAGGAGTTTCCGGAAGGATCTAAAGAACCTGTGAATGGGAACTACATTTATGATACTGCTTACGAAAATGGATTTACGGAAATCAAGGATGGAACGGAAACATTCAATGAAGAAGGATGGAACTTTGTTCATTTAAATGATTTTGGAGGAAATGGAAGCGCTTCAGTGGAAGATGGATTTGCTAAGATTGATATCAGTCAAGCCGGTTCACAACCGCATTCCATTCAGCTGATTCAGAATGTACCTGCAGGAGTAGGCAGAACGTACAAAATTAGCTTTGATGCAAAAGCTGCTTCTAACAGGAACATGAATCTTAAAGTAAGCGGCGGAGAAGAGCGGGGCTGGTCTCTATATTCACCAAATTATGAGGTAGCCTTAACTCCTGAACTACAAAGCTATGAATATACGTATCAAATGCAAGCAGAGTCAGATGCGAAAGCCCGTCTGGAATTTAATATGGGTTTGAATAATAGTTCTGTTTGGATTGGTAATGTGAAAGTAGAAGAAATAGATGCCATCGATCCATACAACGAAGACGCAGCGAAGCCACCGCTACGTAATGGCAACCATATTTATAATGGGACCTTTGACCAGGGTCGAATGGATCGGATGACATATTGGAATTTTATAACAGATGGAGCAAATGCACAAGCATATGTTGAAGAAGATACAAGAGCACTGACGGTGGAAGTAAAAGAAAACGGATCGCCTGATTCCGTTCAACTTGTACAAAAAGGTATTTCCATAAAGAGCAACAATGAGTATACACTATCCTTTGATGCTAGTGCTGCAGAGGTACGAGACATTCAAGTTGCTGTTGTAAATGCAGACGGAAGTGAAAATTATTCCGGCTGGGAGACTATTTCCCTTTCTTCTACAGGAGAGAACAAAACGTTTAGCTTCCAACCGGAAAATGCAGATGACTCAGAAGCAAAACTAGTATTTTTATTTGGTGGGAATGCAGGATCCATAACATTGGATAACGTATCCATGTTTGCGAAGAAACTGCGTGCAGATGCATTAACTTTTGAAGATATTTTCCCACTAAAAAACGGGAAGTTCAACTTTGGTCTTGAACATTGGAATAACCATGTCCAAGGGATTTATGATGGACCTTCTGATGCTAGCTTTGAGGTGAAAGATGGAAAAGCGGTAACAATGATTAATAATGTGGGATGGAACCCATGGGATGTCATCTTCATGCAAGAAGGCCTGCAGATGAAAGGCGGAAACACGTATCTTGTTTCCTTTGATGCTTCTTCCAGCTTGGAACGAAATATGGAAGTGGTATTAGAGGACAGTTCGTATAACCGCTCTCTGTCAGAGGTGATTTCTCTTACTCCAGAGCCAACTACCCACACTTTTGAGGTAGCGCTTAATGAAGATAAGCAGCTTGGTCTTAAATATCTGCTCGGAAACGTAGCAGGTAATGAAATTACTGATGAAGAGCACCAAGTGATCATAGATAATGTAAGAGTGGAAGTTGCAGGGAAAAGAGAGAAGCTGTTCCCTCTTAAAAATGGTGAGCTTGCTGCTAGCATAGAACATTGGAATCTACATGTACAGGGAGAGTATGATGACAATACATCCAATGCGAAAGTGAAAGCAAAGGACGAACATGCCACTGTAACTGTAGAAAACCTAGGTGAGAACCCTTGGGATATCATGTTTTTCCAGGAAAATCTTGAGCTTGCAGGAGGAATGACTTATGAGCTGCAAGTGGAAACAAGATCAAATCACCCTAGAAATATGGAAGTTGTAGTGGATAATGGCGTCCCTTACTATCACAGATTCTTTGAAGAAAAAGTGAAGATTGGTCCAAAACCGAACAACTACCAGTTTGAATTGGAGCAGCCAGAAGACGCAAAGCTTGGATTAAAGTTCTTTTTAGGCAAGATGGATGGCGTTTCTAAGAAGAAACATCACATCGACTTTAGAGAAGTGAAACTTGAAGCAAAAGGCGCTAGAGCCTTCCTGGAGCAGCTTGAAGGTACAGATGCTGCAACTGAATAA